A single genomic interval of Romboutsia ilealis harbors:
- a CDS encoding carbon starvation CstA family protein, whose product MITFIACLAILIIGYFTYGTYVDKNVKLSDDNQTPAVRLEDGVDYMPMPWYKVFLIQFLNIAGTGPIFGAIMGALFGPVAFLWITFGTIFAGGVHDYLSGVISMKHDGTSVSEIVGIYLGDGMKNVMRVFSVILLILVGTVFVTSPAGLLTSMTGLNKNIWVVLIIIYYIVATVLPVDKVIGKIYPIFGASLLFMAIGLAGAMMIGHFNGSMVMPEMTLQNLHPSGLSIFPFLFTTIACGALSGFHATQSPMMARCIHRESESKKVFYGAMVVEGIVALIWCAVTIAFFGESGVIQSALDSFGGQSGVVGHISKELLGPIGAVLAVLGVVACPITSGDTAFRSARLTIADAFNIKQEGLLSRFKLAIPLFVVCIFLTTIDFNIIWRYFAWSNQTLATIFLWTATVYLIKNQANYWIALIPATFMSSVCVSYILQAPEGFKLNAMLSNGVGVVAAIVLFVLFMLNKNKLIKNKDSKNIA is encoded by the coding sequence ATGATAACATTTATAGCTTGTTTAGCAATATTAATAATAGGTTACTTTACTTATGGAACTTATGTAGATAAAAATGTAAAGTTAAGTGATGATAATCAAACACCAGCAGTTAGATTAGAAGATGGTGTTGATTATATGCCAATGCCTTGGTATAAAGTATTTTTAATACAATTCTTAAATATAGCAGGTACAGGGCCTATATTTGGTGCGATAATGGGAGCATTATTTGGACCAGTAGCATTTTTATGGATAACGTTTGGAACTATATTCGCAGGAGGAGTACACGATTACTTATCAGGTGTTATATCTATGAAGCATGATGGGACTTCTGTTTCTGAAATAGTTGGTATATACTTAGGTGATGGAATGAAAAATGTAATGAGAGTATTCTCTGTTATACTATTGATATTAGTTGGTACAGTTTTTGTTACATCACCAGCAGGATTATTAACATCTATGACAGGGCTTAATAAAAATATATGGGTAGTTTTAATAATAATATATTATATAGTTGCTACAGTTTTACCAGTAGACAAAGTTATAGGTAAGATATATCCAATATTTGGTGCATCTTTATTATTCATGGCAATAGGTTTAGCTGGAGCTATGATGATAGGACACTTTAATGGAAGTATGGTAATGCCTGAAATGACATTACAAAACTTACATCCAAGTGGATTATCTATATTCCCATTCTTATTTACAACGATAGCTTGTGGAGCTTTATCAGGGTTCCATGCTACACAATCGCCTATGATGGCAAGATGTATACATAGAGAAAGTGAAAGTAAAAAAGTATTCTATGGAGCAATGGTTGTAGAAGGGATAGTGGCTTTAATATGGTGTGCGGTTACAATAGCATTCTTTGGAGAAAGTGGAGTTATACAATCAGCCCTTGATAGCTTTGGTGGTCAATCAGGAGTTGTAGGTCATATATCTAAAGAATTATTAGGTCCAATAGGTGCAGTTCTTGCAGTACTTGGTGTAGTTGCTTGTCCTATAACAAGTGGAGATACAGCATTTAGAAGTGCTAGACTTACAATAGCTGATGCTTTTAATATAAAACAAGAAGGATTATTAAGTAGATTTAAGTTAGCAATACCATTATTCGTAGTTTGTATATTCTTAACGACTATAGATTTCAACATAATATGGAGATACTTCGCTTGGTCTAATCAAACGTTAGCTACTATATTCTTATGGACAGCTACAGTATACTTAATAAAAAATCAAGCGAATTACTGGATAGCTTTAATACCAGCAACATTTATGAGCTCTGTATGTGTATCTTATATATTACAAGCTCCAGAAGGATTTAAGTTAAATGCTATGCTTTCTAATGGAGTAGGTGTAGTTGCTGCAATAGTATTGTTTGTATTATTTATGTTAAATAAAAATAAGCTTATAAAAAATAAAGATTCTAAAAATATAGCTTAA
- the rsmH gene encoding 16S rRNA (cytosine(1402)-N(4))-methyltransferase RsmH — translation MEFHHVSVLLNECIENLNIKPDGVYVDCTMGGAGHSKEIVKRLSDKGLFIGFDQDKNAIATAKERLSEYSDRVRFVHSNFENIKEELAKIGVHKIDGVLADLGVSSHQLDEADRGFSYMQDAPLDMRMDIRCDFSAYDVVNTYSEEELAKIIKDYGEDNWAKRIAKFIVEEREEKPIETTGELVEVIKKAIPKKARIDGPHPAKRTFQAIRIEVNNELGVITKMIDDAVSIMNEGGRVCIITFHSLEDRIVKNEFRDLALDCVCPSHLPICQCDKESLVKVITRKPILPSKEEIEENPRSRSAKLRVVERI, via the coding sequence ATGGAATTTCATCACGTGTCCGTACTCTTAAATGAGTGCATAGAGAACTTAAATATAAAGCCTGACGGAGTATATGTAGATTGTACTATGGGAGGAGCAGGACACTCTAAAGAGATAGTTAAAAGATTATCTGATAAGGGTCTATTTATAGGATTTGATCAAGATAAAAATGCTATAGCTACTGCAAAAGAAAGATTAAGTGAATATAGTGATAGAGTTAGATTTGTTCATAGCAATTTTGAAAATATAAAGGAAGAGCTAGCAAAAATAGGAGTTCATAAAATAGATGGAGTACTTGCTGACTTAGGTGTATCATCTCATCAATTAGATGAAGCGGATAGAGGATTTTCATATATGCAAGATGCTCCACTTGATATGAGAATGGATATAAGATGTGATTTCTCGGCATATGATGTTGTCAATACTTATAGTGAAGAAGAATTAGCTAAAATAATAAAGGATTATGGTGAAGATAACTGGGCTAAACGTATAGCTAAATTTATAGTAGAGGAAAGAGAAGAAAAACCAATTGAAACTACAGGAGAACTTGTAGAAGTTATAAAAAAAGCAATACCTAAAAAGGCAAGAATAGATGGTCCACATCCTGCAAAAAGGACTTTCCAAGCTATAAGAATAGAGGTTAACAATGAACTTGGAGTAATAACTAAGATGATAGATGATGCTGTTTCTATAATGAATGAAGGAGGGAGAGTTTGTATAATAACTTTCCATTCATTAGAAGATAGAATAGTAAAAAATGAATTTAGAGACTTAGCACTAGATTGTGTATGTCCATCACATTTACCTATATGCCAGTGTGATAAAGAATCACTAGTAAAAGTTATAACTAGAAAGCCAATACTTCCAAGTAAAGAAGAAATAGAGGAAAATCCAAGATCGAGAAGTGCTAAATTAAGAGTAGTGGAGAGGATATAA
- the lgt gene encoding prolipoprotein diacylglyceryl transferase: MDRIAFSIFGIDVMWYGILMASGMVLGTIIALKEAKRVGIKEDSVLDLAIIAIPMGLLGARLYYVLFNWDFYSQNPSQILNFRGGGMAIHGALIAGLLTGYVFTKVKKINFLKMADAVMIGMPLAQAIGRWGNFINQEAHGGPTNLPWGIMVDGVKVHPTFLYESIWDTLIFVFLWMFRKKKKYEGQIIVYYIGLYSLGRFFIEGLRTDSLMIGPLRMAQVISLVGVVGAIIAHIYLSKKENNKTKEDKQGEN, from the coding sequence ATGGATAGGATTGCATTTAGTATATTTGGCATAGATGTTATGTGGTATGGAATACTTATGGCATCGGGAATGGTATTAGGAACAATAATAGCTTTAAAAGAAGCCAAAAGAGTAGGAATAAAAGAGGATAGCGTACTTGATTTAGCTATAATAGCTATACCTATGGGACTTCTTGGTGCTAGATTATATTACGTTTTATTTAATTGGGATTTCTATTCTCAAAATCCTTCTCAGATACTGAACTTTAGAGGTGGAGGTATGGCAATACATGGTGCACTTATTGCTGGATTACTTACAGGATATGTGTTTACTAAAGTTAAGAAAATTAATTTCTTAAAAATGGCAGATGCTGTTATGATAGGTATGCCTCTTGCACAAGCCATTGGTAGATGGGGAAATTTTATAAATCAAGAAGCTCATGGTGGTCCAACTAATTTACCATGGGGAATTATGGTAGATGGAGTAAAGGTTCATCCGACATTTTTATATGAATCAATATGGGATACATTAATATTTGTATTTTTATGGATGTTTAGAAAGAAAAAGAAATATGAAGGTCAAATTATAGTATACTATATAGGTCTTTATTCTTTAGGAAGATTTTTTATAGAAGGACTTAGAACTGATAGTTTAATGATAGGACCATTAAGAATGGCACAAGTTATAAGTTTAGTTGGTGTCGTTGGTGCTATAATTGCACATATATATTTATCTAAAAAAGAAAATAATAAAACAAAAGAAGACAAACAAGGAGAGAATTAA
- a CDS encoding LytS/YhcK type 5TM receptor domain-containing protein: protein MDKGAIFLQLLEKSSLMTVLFIIITKIQGFKYIFQKENYKLKDLLVISLIFTALAILGTYNGIDVQGSLANTRIIAIVSGGVLFGPLVGITSGIISGFHRYIIDTGGITAFPCFISSIFAGILSGFFYQKISNRYKWIYGIACGVISESFSMLLIYLLSRPHNIAIGIIRKIYIPMIVGQISIGLLISIVDAIKKEKEEVAAMQSKLALDIANKTLPYFRSINEESLKKICKIIKDEINSDAVSITDRDEVLAYVGVGEEAFKFPHTEISNITRCSIRENSILNIQVKKEESSISEKVNLKTAMIIPLTDSQGVVGTLKIYYTKKYDMSHSKKSLAIGLSQIISTLMEISKIEKIEKEKKKSEIKALQRQINPHFLFNALNTITSFIRINPDKARKLIINLSTYMRYNLEVNDNLIDINKELEQVKAYVEIEKARFGDKLTVLYDIDENIDAKIPSLTIQPLVENAIIHGIRKNGGCGTVIIGVKKEDGYTRVWVENDGITIDLDIIKKVYSGEMPGNKIGLYNVHLRLKLIYGQGLNIYRLEPGTKMEFYI from the coding sequence ATGGACAAAGGAGCTATATTTTTGCAATTACTTGAAAAATCAAGTTTAATGACAGTATTATTTATAATAATTACTAAAATTCAAGGATTTAAATATATATTTCAAAAAGAAAATTATAAATTAAAGGATTTATTAGTTATATCATTAATATTTACAGCCCTTGCTATACTTGGTACATATAATGGAATAGATGTACAAGGTTCTCTTGCGAATACTAGGATAATAGCTATTGTATCAGGTGGAGTTTTATTTGGTCCATTAGTTGGTATAACTTCAGGTATTATATCTGGTTTTCATAGATATATAATAGATACTGGAGGTATAACAGCTTTTCCATGTTTTATATCTTCTATATTTGCAGGAATACTATCTGGATTTTTTTATCAAAAAATTAGTAACAGATACAAGTGGATATATGGAATAGCATGTGGGGTAATATCAGAGAGCTTTTCTATGCTTTTAATATATTTATTATCAAGACCTCATAATATTGCTATTGGAATAATAAGAAAGATTTATATACCAATGATTGTTGGACAAATTAGTATAGGTCTTTTGATATCTATAGTTGATGCTATAAAAAAAGAAAAAGAAGAAGTAGCTGCTATGCAATCAAAGTTAGCTTTAGATATTGCTAATAAAACACTACCATATTTTAGATCTATAAATGAAGAGTCTCTAAAAAAAATATGTAAGATAATAAAAGATGAAATAAACTCAGATGCAGTTAGTATAACTGATAGAGACGAAGTATTAGCATATGTTGGAGTTGGAGAAGAGGCTTTTAAATTTCCTCATACAGAAATTAGCAATATAACAAGATGTTCTATTAGAGAAAATAGTATTTTAAATATACAAGTAAAAAAGGAAGAAAGCTCAATCAGTGAAAAAGTAAATTTAAAGACAGCTATGATTATTCCACTTACAGATTCTCAAGGTGTGGTTGGGACATTAAAGATTTACTATACAAAGAAATATGATATGAGTCATTCTAAAAAATCTTTAGCGATAGGATTGTCACAAATTATTTCTACACTTATGGAAATATCGAAAATAGAAAAGATAGAGAAAGAAAAGAAAAAATCAGAAATTAAAGCTTTACAAAGACAAATTAATCCACATTTTTTATTTAATGCATTAAATACTATAACTTCATTTATTAGAATCAATCCTGATAAAGCAAGAAAGCTTATTATAAATTTATCTACTTATATGAGATACAATTTAGAAGTAAATGATAATTTGATAGACATAAATAAAGAATTAGAACAAGTAAAGGCATATGTAGAAATAGAAAAAGCAAGGTTTGGAGATAAACTTACAGTTTTATACGATATAGATGAAAATATAGATGCAAAGATTCCAAGCCTTACAATACAGCCATTGGTTGAAAATGCAATAATACATGGAATAAGAAAAAATGGAGGTTGCGGAACTGTAATTATTGGAGTTAAAAAAGAAGATGGATATACTAGGGTATGGGTAGAAAATGATGGTATAACTATAGATCTTGATATAATAAAAAAGGTATATAGTGGAGAAATGCCAGGCAATAAAATTGGACTTTATAATGTTCATTTAAGATTAAAATTAATATATGGACAAGGTTTAAATATATATAGATTAGAACCTGGAACTAAAATGGAATTTTATATATAG
- a CDS encoding ferrochelatase has protein sequence MLFSIILFSSLALSFILKGSYENIFIVLATIAFYKQVIVNKNYKYLIYGILISFIGVNLVISFIFKDYIVIKDTEPIKEKKETLVLLVSEGEDKNYNIRERSTQIYYEEGYKAMFTGINSLYNYKSYYSKLGFSEFKHKAEEIAEKLRHSLGSGYRVVNSYMYSKPYFEYSVESIIEQGYKNIIICPLFMTEGTDYEVFIKRYEELNLASRNIAGVEVLEPFYNANNLAQLYKDEILNNIRKSGEDSGVLLIGLHNKNNLEQDILFREKIKKYIEDAETDIDVQIKLPLLENNKKDIIKSGEELLEYGINTLYVVAPTSAIDTMYTRHLINSILEELDMGDTKFYYIDPPDKINTLVDTLYTKIILMQV, from the coding sequence ATGTTATTTTCTATAATCTTATTTTCATCTTTAGCGCTTAGCTTTATATTAAAAGGAAGCTATGAAAACATATTTATAGTTTTAGCAACAATAGCATTTTATAAGCAAGTAATAGTCAATAAAAATTATAAATATTTAATTTATGGAATTCTAATTTCATTTATTGGGGTAAACTTAGTTATATCTTTTATATTTAAAGACTATATAGTAATTAAGGATACAGAGCCTATAAAAGAAAAAAAAGAGACTTTAGTTTTATTGGTATCAGAAGGTGAGGATAAAAACTATAATATAAGAGAGCGTTCAACGCAAATTTACTATGAAGAAGGCTATAAGGCTATGTTTACTGGTATAAATAGTTTATATAATTATAAAAGCTACTATAGTAAATTGGGGTTTAGTGAATTTAAACATAAAGCAGAAGAAATAGCAGAAAAATTAAGACATAGTTTAGGTAGTGGATATAGAGTAGTTAATTCTTATATGTATTCAAAGCCTTATTTTGAATACTCAGTAGAGTCAATTATAGAACAAGGATATAAAAATATAATAATATGTCCCTTATTTATGACAGAAGGTACTGATTACGAGGTTTTTATTAAAAGATATGAAGAATTAAATCTTGCATCTAGAAATATAGCAGGTGTTGAAGTGCTAGAACCATTTTATAATGCTAATAACTTAGCACAACTTTATAAAGATGAAATTTTAAATAATATAAGAAAATCAGGAGAGGATAGCGGAGTATTACTAATTGGGCTTCATAATAAAAATAATCTAGAGCAAGATATATTATTTAGAGAAAAAATAAAAAAATACATAGAAGATGCTGAAACAGATATAGATGTTCAAATAAAATTACCTCTTTTAGAAAACAATAAAAAAGATATAATTAAATCAGGTGAAGAATTATTAGAATATGGAATAAATACTTTATATGTTGTTGCACCGACATCTGCTATAGATACTATGTATACTAGACATTTGATCAATAGTATACTTGAAGAATTAGATATGGGAGATACTAAATTTTATTACATAGATCCACCAGATAAAATAAATACTTTAGTTGATACTCTATATACAAAAATAATACTTATGCAGGTCTAG
- a CDS encoding LytR/AlgR family response regulator transcription factor has product MRAIIVEDEFPAREELKYFIKNFSKIEILNEFDNGVEVLKFIQENIVDVIFLDINIPLLDGMLLARTINNFKFKPKIVFITAYKEHAVDAFELEAFDYILKPYSDDRIISMLNKLEKSGSSNISTDNKLEEENKIDQRSKASSISLWKNDKLRVVNVKDIYYCEARERETIVYTKDSEYVVKGPIKEFEKNLDSNLFFKTHRSYIVNVFKINEIIPWFNNTYKLRLNDINSEIPVSRSKIKDFRMIMNI; this is encoded by the coding sequence ATGAGAGCAATTATAGTAGAGGATGAATTTCCAGCAAGAGAGGAATTAAAATATTTTATAAAAAATTTTAGTAAAATAGAAATATTAAATGAATTTGACAATGGAGTAGAAGTATTAAAGTTTATACAAGAAAATATAGTCGATGTAATATTTTTAGATATAAATATACCTTTATTAGATGGCATGCTACTTGCAAGAACTATAAATAACTTTAAATTTAAACCTAAAATAGTATTTATAACAGCATATAAAGAACATGCAGTAGATGCATTTGAGTTAGAAGCTTTTGATTATATATTAAAGCCTTACTCTGATGATAGAATAATATCTATGTTAAATAAATTAGAAAAAAGTGGATCTAGTAATATAAGTACGGATAATAAATTAGAAGAAGAAAACAAAATTGATCAAAGATCAAAAGCTTCGAGCATTAGTTTATGGAAAAATGATAAATTAAGAGTGGTTAATGTAAAAGATATATATTATTGTGAAGCTAGGGAAAGAGAAACTATAGTATATACAAAAGATAGTGAGTATGTTGTAAAAGGACCTATTAAAGAATTTGAAAAAAATTTAGATTCAAATTTATTTTTTAAAACACATAGATCTTATATAGTAAATGTATTTAAGATAAATGAAATCATACCTTGGTTTAATAATACGTATAAATTAAGGTTAAATGATATAAATTCAGAAATACCAGTTAGTAGAAGTAAAATTAAAGACTTTAGAATGATTATGAATATATAA
- the ychF gene encoding redox-regulated ATPase YchF, which produces MKLGIVGLPNVGKSTLFNAITQAGAESANYPFCTIEPNVGVVSVPDERLEKLRELYDSKKIVPTAIEFCDIAGLVRGASKGEGLGNKFLSHIREVDAIVHVVRCFEDGNVVHVDGSVDPLRDIETINLELIFSDIEILDRRIQKSTKAAKADKSVAAEVEFLKEIMAVLEDGKCVRTMDFSEDQKTFVDSLNLLTSKPVIYATNVSEDDLADEGENNAYVAKVREFAATENAEVVVVCAQIEAEIAELDTEEEKKEFLETLGLEQSGLDKLIKSSYALLGLISYLTAGPQEVRAWTIKVGTKAPAAGGKIHSDIERGFIRAETIAFNDLVQVGTMTAAKEKGLVRLEGKEYVVKDGDVILFRFNV; this is translated from the coding sequence ATGAAATTAGGTATAGTCGGTTTACCAAATGTAGGTAAAAGTACACTATTTAATGCAATAACACAAGCAGGTGCTGAATCTGCTAACTATCCTTTCTGTACAATAGAGCCAAACGTTGGTGTTGTTTCTGTTCCAGATGAAAGATTAGAAAAATTAAGAGAGTTATATGACTCAAAAAAAATAGTTCCTACTGCTATAGAGTTCTGTGACATAGCTGGACTTGTTAGAGGAGCTTCTAAAGGTGAAGGTTTAGGAAATAAATTCTTATCTCACATAAGAGAAGTTGACGCTATAGTTCACGTTGTTAGATGTTTCGAAGATGGAAATGTAGTTCACGTTGACGGTTCTGTTGATCCATTAAGAGATATAGAAACTATAAACTTAGAATTAATATTCTCTGATATAGAAATATTAGATAGAAGAATACAAAAATCAACTAAGGCTGCTAAAGCTGATAAATCTGTCGCTGCTGAAGTTGAGTTCTTAAAAGAAATAATGGCTGTTTTAGAAGATGGTAAATGCGTTAGAACTATGGACTTTAGTGAAGATCAAAAAACTTTCGTTGATTCATTAAACTTACTTACATCAAAGCCTGTAATATATGCTACAAATGTAAGTGAAGATGATTTAGCTGATGAAGGTGAAAATAATGCATACGTTGCTAAAGTAAGAGAATTCGCTGCTACTGAAAATGCTGAGGTTGTTGTTGTTTGTGCTCAAATAGAAGCAGAAATAGCTGAACTTGATACTGAAGAAGAAAAGAAAGAGTTCTTAGAAACTTTAGGACTTGAGCAATCTGGTCTTGATAAATTAATAAAATCGTCTTATGCATTACTTGGTCTTATATCTTATTTAACTGCTGGACCTCAAGAAGTTAGAGCTTGGACTATAAAAGTTGGAACTAAAGCTCCAGCTGCTGGTGGTAAGATACACTCTGATATAGAAAGAGGATTTATCAGAGCAGAAACTATAGCATTTAACGATTTAGTACAAGTTGGTACTATGACTGCTGCTAAAGAAAAAGGATTAGTTAGACTTGAAGGTAAAGAATATGTAGTTAAAGATGGAGATGTTATATTATTCAGATTTAACGTATAA
- a CDS encoding tyrosine-protein phosphatase, whose translation MIDIHCHIVPNIDDGAKSLDDALEMAKIAYGEGIRKIVNTSHYHPNFEYKKGEELFENIKEFNNILKLNNIDIEVFIGNELYYSEDIIDIIEQKEFYTLNNSKYLLIEFPPIRFPKNIVDIIYEIKIRGYVPILAHVERYKEVQENVNIIYDCINEGALIQVNSSSIIGKNGKDAERVSKILLDNNMIHFIATDAHSSTRRRPIIRETYDYIVRKYGEQKAEMLFTQNPYKVIEDKEISIEYPVKYEKSKGFFKKLFKK comes from the coding sequence ATGATAGATATTCATTGTCATATTGTTCCAAATATTGATGATGGAGCAAAAAGTTTAGATGATGCTTTAGAAATGGCTAAAATTGCATATGGTGAAGGGATAAGAAAAATAGTTAATACATCTCATTATCATCCAAATTTTGAATATAAAAAAGGAGAAGAACTTTTTGAAAATATAAAAGAATTTAATAATATACTTAAATTAAATAATATAGATATAGAAGTATTTATAGGAAATGAACTTTACTATAGTGAAGATATAATAGATATTATAGAACAAAAAGAGTTTTATACCTTAAATAATAGTAAATACTTATTAATAGAATTTCCACCTATTAGATTTCCTAAAAATATAGTAGATATAATATATGAAATAAAAATAAGAGGATATGTACCTATATTAGCACATGTTGAAAGATATAAAGAAGTGCAGGAAAATGTAAATATAATTTATGACTGTATAAATGAAGGAGCTTTAATTCAAGTTAATTCATCAAGTATAATTGGTAAAAATGGAAAAGATGCAGAAAGAGTAAGTAAAATATTACTTGATAATAATATGATACATTTTATAGCTACAGATGCACATTCAAGTACAAGACGTAGGCCTATAATAAGAGAAACTTATGATTATATAGTTAGAAAATATGGAGAGCAAAAAGCAGAAATGTTATTCACACAAAATCCATATAAAGTTATAGAAGATAAAGAAATATCTATAGAATATCCTGTAAAATATGAAAAATCCAAAGGATTTTTTAAAAAATTATTTAAAAAATAG
- a CDS encoding dicarboxylate/amino acid:cation symporter produces the protein MKSFWNNYKSSIVLLGAILLGGIVGVTMGEKAVVLKPIGELFLNLLFMTLVPLVFFSVTSAIANMGGGMNRLGKILKSIVIVFLGTALVAAVIGLVGVLLMNPTKGLDTSLFKDIIASANDSSATEKVGLLQQIVNTFTVNDFSLLLSRSNMLQLIVFSILFGIGTLMAGESGKSIAKFVQSGSAVMMKVINIIMMAAPIGLGCYFANVIGELGSQLLSGYLRVTILYLILTAVIYFGLFTLYAFIAGGKDGIKAFWSNAVSPTVTSLATCSSAASIPVNLDATKKMGVPEDIAETVIPLGANVHKDGSVVTGVLKIAFLLGLLGTNMNTIPMMLAILGVAFINGAVMGAIPGGGFMSEMLIVSAFGIDPALLPIIVVIGTILDAPATLLNSTENTVCAMLVARLVEGKDWLKNKINN, from the coding sequence ATGAAATCATTTTGGAATAATTATAAGTCTTCTATAGTATTACTAGGGGCTATATTACTAGGTGGTATAGTAGGTGTAACTATGGGAGAAAAAGCAGTAGTTTTAAAACCTATAGGAGAATTATTCTTAAACTTATTATTCATGACATTAGTACCATTAGTATTTTTCAGTGTTACATCTGCAATAGCTAATATGGGCGGAGGAATGAATAGATTAGGGAAGATACTAAAAAGTATAGTTATAGTATTTTTAGGAACAGCTTTAGTTGCTGCTGTTATAGGATTAGTTGGAGTACTTTTAATGAATCCAACAAAAGGATTAGATACATCATTATTTAAAGATATAATAGCATCTGCTAACGATAGTTCAGCAACAGAAAAAGTAGGATTATTACAACAAATAGTAAATACATTTACTGTAAATGACTTCTCATTACTATTATCTAGATCAAATATGTTACAATTAATAGTATTCTCAATATTATTTGGTATAGGTACTTTAATGGCAGGAGAATCTGGAAAGTCAATAGCTAAGTTTGTTCAATCAGGTTCAGCAGTCATGATGAAAGTAATCAATATAATAATGATGGCAGCGCCAATAGGACTTGGATGCTACTTTGCAAATGTTATAGGAGAGTTAGGATCACAGTTATTATCAGGGTACTTAAGAGTAACTATATTATACTTAATATTAACAGCAGTAATTTACTTCGGTTTATTTACTTTATATGCATTTATAGCTGGTGGAAAAGATGGAATAAAGGCATTCTGGTCAAATGCAGTATCTCCAACAGTTACATCATTAGCTACTTGTTCAAGTGCAGCTTCAATACCTGTAAATTTAGATGCAACTAAGAAAATGGGTGTTCCAGAAGATATAGCAGAAACTGTTATACCATTAGGAGCAAATGTTCACAAAGATGGTTCAGTTGTAACTGGAGTATTAAAAATAGCATTTTTATTAGGATTATTAGGAACTAATATGAATACTATTCCAATGATGTTAGCGATATTAGGTGTTGCATTTATAAACGGTGCAGTTATGGGAGCTATACCAGGTGGTGGATTTATGAGTGAAATGTTAATAGTAAGCGCATTTGGAATAGATCCAGCATTACTTCCAATAATAGTTGTTATTGGAACAATATTAGATGCGCCTGCAACATTATTAAATTCAACTGAAAATACAGTATGTGCTATGCTTGTAGCAAGACTTGTAGAAGGTAAGGATTGGTTAAAAAATAAAATAAATAATTAA